Proteins found in one Planococcus citri chromosome 2, ihPlaCitr1.1, whole genome shotgun sequence genomic segment:
- the LOC135835838 gene encoding uncharacterized protein LOC135835838, translating to MAYIVQVAETKKTQISTSFADNVCDTIRSRMPEIYITRVEAVHNKFINAAYQLRKAQYELTVGFACPTETLYHATAAENVTPILKDNLDWRRVKRSRFGCGVSFSSCPSYANKFCNERNGVVRAFVLCEVLTGKELRVSCNYSQYPRKNIDTYKSKSNMVVVKFEDDAFNPKCVVYYQTTPPRPYRPLSTRNYVGFEIDSESFTEEVTRHIFRELRQRYSIEF from the exons TCTGCGATACTATAAGATCACGTATGCCGGAG ATCTATATCACGAGAGTTGAAGCAGTCCATAATAAATTTATAAACGCTGCGTATCAGCTTCGTAAAGCGCAATACGAATTAACTGTTGGATTTGCTTGCCCGACTGAAACCTTGTATCATGCAACAGCCGCAGAAAATGTAACTCCAATTTTGAAAGATAACTTGGACTGGCGTCGTGTAAAACGTTCAAGATTCGGTTGTGGAGTCAGCTTTAGTAGCTGTCCAAGTTACGCGAATAAATTCTGTAATGAGCGAAATG GTGTTGTTCGAGCTTTCGTATTATGCGAAGTGTTGACCGGAAAGGAACTTCGAGTTTCCTGTAATTACTCCCAGTATCCCAGAAAGAATATAGATACTTACAAAAGTAAGAGTAATATGGTGGTCGTAAAGTTCGAAGACGACGCGTTTAATCCAAAATGTGTGGTATATTATCAAACGACTCCGCCGCGTCCGTACCGTCCTTTAAGTACTCGTAATTATGTTGGATTCGAAATCGATTCCGAATCCTTTACCGAAGAAGTGACCAGACATATCTTCCGGGAACTTCGACAGCGGTACTCGATCGAATTTTGA